The Plectropomus leopardus isolate mb chromosome 14, YSFRI_Pleo_2.0, whole genome shotgun sequence DNA window GCTTGTGATCACCCAAACttagttttgttgcctgaaaataacatttgtgcttttgcttttattcatAAGGGCAAAggcaacatgttttaaatgattatCTGCTTCATCAAAGATTAAATATACCCTTATGACAGATGagcaacatttttgtgtttgcatcatttatatataattaattgaATTGTGAGACTGTAAATATTGCAGTTTCCAAAGAACACCTAACTAATGCAATCTATTCACCTTAATTTACTTCATGTGAGTACTGTAAAAACAAGATTACATTTCCCCCTAAACTTACATCTTCACTGACTGCTCTTGCAGACCTTCATGACCACGGTTTTTCTGGACTCAGGGATGTGAAGTACCGACACTTTCTAGAAGCCTCCAGACCGATCAGACACACCACAAATGTCAGAGCAGTGCAGGACAGACATCGGACGAAGAGGTCGGCGCTCCTCACCACAGGGGTCAAAGTGTGTCCCCAAGAGACGATGAAAGCAGTCATCGGCAGCCATCGGGCCTATTACAAGCTCAGAGGTAAACTTTTAGACTTTGATGTGACTTAATTTTGCaaagaactttttttaagtttcacttcCTGCATAATTATGACATCTTACAGTGAAATGAATAAGCTCTTCctaaaatattgactttgtgTCAAATGAGAATAAAGCTCTTAGACAAACAGTTGGCCAAAGAGCTTTctgctttgatgttttttgctgaACTTTTTGTAAAGATGAAAAAGATATTGTAATCCTCTCAAATGAGTATGATTCTAAATCTTATAAATTAatgtacatacacatacatggcTTAATATAGATGTTATTTGTATTAATTGTTTAGAGCCTGGTGACATTGACATGATGCACTGAAGCTGTTTTCTTCAATTTAGGGACACACACACCGCAGCACTTGATATAATGAAGTTATATGCAAATATTCTTTGTCCAAGAGAGATGAATTGTGGTTGATTTAAGAGGCAGAGATTGCCACCTTGACTGTTACAATGGCTGAGTATTACAAATTGTTCCACAACAGCTGCTGTGGCGTATGATTCTGAAATGAGGCAGATTAATTTGGTGTATTGGAGGTAATCGCTTCTCTCCAGAAATGAGTTTGTCAGAGAATAAATTTCCCACAGGCATCAAGATATTGGACAATGTGGAGCTTGTTTCCCCCACAGAAGCAGATAAAACATACTGTAGCTTCAGGGGCTCTTTGTGCTCATGATTTtaatattaagaaaaatgtcatggACATACAAAACTTAATGGTTATACGGTTTGACATTTACTGAAACAGGCGTTCCTGCCTTTTTGTGCTGTCCCGTATATATCATGTTTCATATATTGTGTGATTTGTTATAGTATTGTGGCACTGTAGGCTGTAATGTGCTGTATGTGAAACTGCACTGTTTGTCTGAGGGGTAATGCCACGTctagtcattgtttttttttgttaacacaaGATTAGATGGTATCAAAAATTTATACTTATCTGTGAGTTTGGAGTTCTgcaaaaaatctaaagaaaacattcacaaaGTTACACCGCATCTCTTCAGTTTGTCAGGAAGCGATCTGGGAAGCGTTTCGGATCTTCCTGGACAGAGTCCCAAACTCGGAGGAGTACAGAGCCTGGCTGTACACCTGCCAGCATGAAAACCTCTGCATGGACGACCTGGCCCAGAACTTCAGCAGCTCTCAGGAGCATCTCGACATGGTGGCCAGAGTGAGTCTGCATCTGAGATATCTTTATTGACAAGTTGACTCTTATGGCTTTTATATATTCATAATCcatgattattgtttttgtttccagagAGTAGCTGAGCATGCTGAAATTGATGGGTATGTGCTAATTTCCTTGTTGATTTTGTGCTAAATGTGAGTTTCCTGTTTATAATACACGTTTAAACCAATTCATgttcattggaaaaaaaaggtctgtttttaaaagtgcaaagtgGTAATTGGttaataattattgttgttttcatttctggagaaacaaaaagagaaacagaggaacTATTGACACCTCTGCTCAAAATGTTCTTAGCCACCCCAACCATTACAAAAATGGGAATATTTGGCAAAATTTAATTGGTTTTAAGGCTTCTTGCAGAGTTCCCATGGACATGGAGAAAACTGGAATAGTCATGCAAATCCACAGTCTCGTTCTCCAGGCCTGgggaagtcatggaatttgtatAAACCTTGatagttttggaaaagtcattgaattttgttgtgtgcagtCAAATTGTCACATTGTTCCGTGCATAACGTTCCACATAATGTGACataacagtgaatttattttctgttgttgcagACGTGACGCACGGTAGATCTAACATTAATGTGTGATGAATTGCTTACcatcatgcatgttttttgtttttttttcccctgcattCTGTCTCTTCATCCATGTATGTGGACAGTTGTGACAGTgtgatttaacatgtttttgtaactATGCCCCCACTGCTACTTTTAAATTGTACAACATTTTTGGGATGTTGCAATCGACATGGACAGTCTGGGGTGTTCAATGCTCAGTTGGAGCACCAATTTgcactttggttttatttttaatgctctAAAATTAGTGAGTGGTAGTTCGAAGGTGTGGAgccttcctttttctttttttttttttaacaaattaccCTActatacagttttatttttgttatatgttGTGGATGCTCATTGAAATGTTACTataggtccttgaaaagttatggaaaaattttgaaattttgtccatcaAAACATATGGAAACCCTGTTCTCacgcaaaaaaaagtcaaatcccTGTTCTTGACAAAGTCTCGGAAttaagtgcagaaaattaattaattcattgtcATCTTACCATCTTaccaatttcttaaaaaaatcttgtattttttccagAGTCATTGAAGAAACCACAGAGCCAGGAAGGGATTGTGAGTTGAATGCTGACGCACCAATACAGTTCAATGAAAGCATCTGAAATACTTTTTGAAGTAAGCAGCTAACAGCATCTTAAATTAACTAGTGGTTTGCTGTTTTGTCTCAGGCACCTGGACACCCCCACTGATTCTACTACCAACTGGGGCTGACCTGGTGAGTTAACCCACAAAGtttcaaaatcaaattattcagttttgaatgtttaaaaatccaagcacacacacacacacacacaatcaggcAGCACCATAgtctaaaaacataatttggcttttttttccagattgaGGAAAACCCCAACATGATAAAAGAGAACTATGAGGAGTACATTATCGAGTTCAGAGTCACCATCGTGGACCCGGAGTACAGCAAGCTGCTCAGGGACCCCGAGGCAGCACAGTATGATGACATCACACAGGAGCTCACAGACAAGGTGAGAGCCTACCAACTGTTTACCAACTCACAGTAAATGTTAGCAGTCTGCTTCACTTTTCTACAAACACAGATAGCCTGAATGcagagctgtgtgtttttttttttaaagcttttactgAGGAGGATAAAACCCTGAAAGTCTACAGGAAAAGAACCAAGTGGGATCTTTTTGTATTGTGTATCTTGTCACCTGCAAcctctttgtttaaaaaaaaaaaaagtccttaagtACAGCAGTGTTGTATTGTTATGCAAGATGCCTTACAATGAGATCAATGTGATTTCCAGCTTCTGCAGCATTGTATTGTTCAGCGTAAATCTCCCCCTGATTGATTTAACAGCTTTAAAGTGGCAACCAAAGGACTTTAGGTAAGACTTCTAAATGACCACAAGCCTGAAATAGTAAGATCTAATCATATAGATTATCTCTGACTAAGAAGGCATTGACTGAGGCTCTAAACACAGCACTTTAGAGTGACTTCTGTTGGTATTAAACCATCAGTATATAATTTACCTTTTAAAGAACTGaatgttagtttttaaaattagaaGATACACactaatgtattttattcatattttcacaaAGATTTCACAGAAATTATCGCCCTGTTTGTACATCAGCTCTCGTGGATAGCGTGACTATCAATTCTTAATATCACTTGCATCTTTTGCTTGTCAGTTTGCCAGGCACTAATTGTTCCCGTCATTTCAGAGCCTGCTTCCCCTCCTGCCCTGCAGTGTTTCCACCTTTAGCTATCATCTGATCTCCACACCTGTTCCCAATCCCCTAATAAGCTCCCCAGCACATATACAGGCCACTTCTCTTTACTTTCTGCTTGTTATGGCCATATGTCtgcattttggggatttttgctTGCTTGCCTGTCTTTCCACATGTTTTCACATATtgaacaacctttttttttattttaaagtaaagtaaaccTTTTAATATTACCTGTCTACCTCGAAGTCATGCCTTAAGGTCAATTGCCTGTAATACTTAGCCTTAACTGTGGCACATGTGCAgcagctaatgattattttgatgatcagttaatctgctgtttattttcttatttaactactattacttaaaacttaaaatatcagaaaatactgAGAAATACCTGGCATATTTTTTCCACAGTCTAAGGtcatgtcttaaaatgtcttttttgtctaACCAACTATCCAAGacccaaagatattcacttTACTATAAtgtatttaagaaaacaaaaacaaaaattctcaCTTTTAAGGCACTTGAACcaacaaacatttacaattttGCTCTGCTTTGTTCCAATAAATTTTCTgtctaattgattaattgactagTCTCTGCAGCTGTAGTGTACAGTTCAGCAAATGtactgtttttattggtttatctgttaaagtacaacaaaaacatatcttCAAAACTTTGTAATCCTTAAGTTATTAAATCACTAAATATAGagatacttgtttttttaactggatGGCAAAACACAATTATTGGAGAGAAAATGCTCATGTTTCTTTCccgctgttttgtttttcttctctttagatgcttcatgtgtttgaaaaagTTCCAGGATTCAAAGAGATTCGTATTATGGGATTTCGGTGGGttgaattttattatttcttttagtctttttttttttttttttttaaaggttggcACTCCAAATGCTCTCTGTAATTATAACTGAGTTTGACAATACAACACTGAAAATAAGATATGAGACTCCAAACATAAATTTCTTATTCTTTCCTCCGAGGTGACTTTTATGACAGCGTTTTATTGCTCAAGTCTCAAGAGAAACTGTAACGTCCTCTAAAATATCCTCTTTTAGGATATGACTCAGAAATGTCTGCCTCAGCAGACAGCCATTACCGGTGCGGTCTGTCTGTTGTGAGGGTTTCTGACGTGATGTGTTGTTTTGATCAGCTCTGAGGACGTGTCTGTTCGTTACGCTGTGGTCTTTAATGGAGAAACAGAGCTCAGTGATGACCCTGAGGGTCTCGAGGAGCCCGAGATAGACGAGGATGTGAATGCTCCTAAACTGAAGCATATCATCGTGAAGGCCTTGAAACAGGAGCCGTCTCTACCGCTGGACATAAAGACACTCAGCTTTGAGGCTGGTAAGCACAATATCACATTTAACTGAATGAAATAGAAAGTTAGTGCTCAGGATCGTATCTTAAAgctgtttaaatatttcaactCTTCCTTTTTTAGTAACCACAGTTTATCCAGTTGCGGAGCTCGGCATTAACCCTGCTGAGGATGTTGTTTCTGAGGAAGACGCCACAGAGGCACCGACAGCAGACAATACTCTCATCCAAAATTTCTTCCCTACTGTGCCGGTGATAGAAAACTCTTTGGAAGCTTATACACTCCAACCAGAAACACACACCTTTGTGCCTTTCATCCCAAACATCCTCCCAGAAAGCACTTCTGCCGCCGCTGATGAGACTCCTGTAATGTCAGCAGTAGAGGAGGAATCTACAGAAGGTACTGCTGAGGAGCCCGCTGACATTCTCACACCCAAACCAGAACTGGAAACTATCAcagagcaggaagaggaagcagagccagaggtGGAAGAAATACCCCAGACTGAGCCTGACGACGGAGGTGAGGCTGAACTGGAAGAACAGGTGACGGACGGTAAGGCTACTTCAGGTTAAATCTAGTTTTTAAAGCAGGTTGTAGAAGTTCAATCAGGAGAGACAAGTTCAACAATTCAAAGCTTTATTGAGTTGCTAAACATTAGATTAAGGTTTGGACTTCATCCAGAGGTattgacagaaaacaaagagcTTAGGATCGAACCACAACTTAACCCACACTCTGCCATCATGCTCTGGTTTCTAAGTCGGGGGtttatcaaaaaacacattaaacagcacagaaaagtaaccaaaaccaaaagctatAACAGAATTTTAGGAATTTAACTTTGCTGTTGAAATATACTCTATATACTGGTTGAAAACTATGTTAGTATGAAGAGTTAAGTAATTACACAGTGATATTCTTTCTTATCTCATGAACACTTAATAttactaattatctgatgtACTGAGACTGACACTGGTGCAGTTAACATTTTGGTTTGCACAGCAACCCTGTTTTCATGTGTTATGTATCTATAAATGTTAGTCAAATGTTCTTCAAATATGCTGGCTGCATTttccataaaaagacaaaaatacggATTCAATTTGAAGGCATGAATTGattatagattaaaaaaacatttatcggTAAAAAGCCTTCTTAAGTTCAGGAGAGACTCGTGGGTACCCATAGAgctcattttcattcagatatcttgaggtgagagttcaAGGGTACCCTTTGAGAATGGCCATGCTTTGGTACCactctgtctttttaaagacagtaTCAGCCATGGATTATTTTCACCAGTCGGGGGGGCTAGGGGAAATTCACAATGTTACAGCAGCTTTGAGGTACGAAGAAGTATAAGCAGTGAAATAACAAtgcaatagtaaaaaaaaattattatagatataatagatatatatataaaaatgttgaaatattaaaattaactcCAACCCTCAGTTTAACTGGGTAATAAATGTTCGGCTTAATTTTACACTATCGGGGGTGTTGCGTGAAACTCGCCAAACTTCCAAGGGACACATTAAAGTCACTTGGTGGTGAATGTCAGCACTGGACTGTACAAATAAAGAGTgacctatttttttcttttacaaacacaTATCTGCACAGAACACTCACCTCTCATGGGAAATGGAAATGGCAGTACAATTAGACTTGGTGGTTTGGTTTTGTGCATGAAGATGCTCCCTGCTGGGGCAACACACCATATTAAAACCCATTAACAAACTGCGGCCTGCGAGTGGTCGAGTCATTACAAACTCATGTTGTGCAGCTGAACTTTGGTCAAACCTGCAAAACTTCATCATAAACCTGAGTAGTTTCCAGATGTATATAGATATAAAATGTATCAGACTTGTCAAGCCAAATTTGTGGTAATGTCACGAGACTTTTACTGTATATAATGCATCCATAAGAAAGTATATTGAGTATTaggtttaaatatataatttattgtcaaaaaaagtctcaaatgaAGGGTTGAAacaattatgattattatgagaCCTCATAAAGCagattaaaggaatagtttgacattttcaggaacacactctctctctttctgtgagAGATGAGAAGATCGATACCACTCTTGTGCATTAAGTTTGGAGTTAGAGCCGGGAggtgattagcttagcttaccTTAGCATAATGACTGGAAGTAGGGAGAAACAGCCAACCGTGCACTTCTAATGTCTGCAGTTCACTCTAAAGCTCACCTATTGACTCTTATCCATGTAATTTGTAGACATACagtaatttgaaaattaaaatttttaatttgttgggGAGTTAGGTGGTGTAACTGTTTGTGAAACTAGCAGAGACGCCACTCGCCTGGTtgtttcactgtgacatcaggCTAGCTCTCGTTCCACTCTTTATGCTATGCAAGACCACCCTAAGCACCATACTTAACTCACAAACAGGAGAGTGGTTTTAATCTGCTTATCTGACTTTGCTGAAATGTCGAAACTCTCAAATTATTCCCTACAACCTCCAGCCTGTCACAGTCTGTCACCCGGGTGTAGTGTGGTAACACTGATGTGTGAGGAAGGAAAAGACACACACCGGCAGCCTTTTAATTGTGAATAGAGGAGCAATTGTAACCGACGTttcaataaagaaataaatgtactttaattGATATGTTATGTTGAGCTAATATGCTTTTGCAAAAGGAAGTTTGTGTTGACCTGTAGCAGGAATCAACCTGAAACTGAATTTAGGGGAACTGTCAGGTCCATTACAGATATTGCAGTGAGCATTGTCTGTCAAGTTTTGAAAGGTGTAACCACAATTGCGAGTACTTTCAGTTCACCATTGCTCCAACTCACAGTGTCTTGAAAAAGCCTCAGTGGTGACTGTACACTGTAGTCTGGcactctgtgtttctctccatTCTCCCCTTTCTCACCCAGATGCACCCTCAGGTACCAAAATTTGGTACATATTGACTTAGCATGagtaataaaatacatatagaGTTCGGTACAATTACAGATATTACAGTTCTGGTAGCCCACCTATCAGCTAAATCTGCGTAACATAATGCATGAGTGTCTTGCATAAAttactgtaatactgtaataaatgttttcctGATATGTTATATTTTAGAAGAACCTGAGCCAGCTGATGGGGTCACTGAGGAAAATCCAGAGCAACAAACTGAGGACCTTCCCTTAGCAACTCCGGACTCCCAGCCAGAGGAAGTAATTACTGATGCACCTGCTGGGATTAACCTGGACCTGTCGGAGTCACCAGAGTTGCCAGATTCAACAGATCCAACAATTGCTGAGTTATCCATCATAGAAACAGCAGCCCCAGTCACTACACCATCATCTCATGAGGATGTCGTCCAAGGCATTGAACCAGAAACAGATGTGGAGCCTTTGCCCTCCCCTGCAGAGAGCGGCGAAGCCCCTGAGGATGGTGATGAGTCTAGTGGAGGGCAAAGTGGAGCGACCCCGGTCGCAATAACCCTGCTTCCTGAGGAGTCAAACATTCAAGAGGATGCTGGGTCAAGTCTGAACGGGACCAGTGTGGAAATGATTGAACCTCTGGAAGAAGAGAGCGGTAGTGGATTCCCCTCAGAGTCTGACGAACGTCCGTACGAATCCACGGCAGCACCGGCCATGAGACAAGCCAGCACCCCTCTGATGACGGCAGTGGATAAGGGCAAAGAGTTAGTGGTTTTCTTTAGCTTGAGGGTCACTAACATGATGTTTTCTGATGACCTGTTCAACAAGAGCTCCCCAGAGTATAAATCACTGGAGAATACCTTTCTTGAGCTGGTAGGTACACAAGCTTTTGTGCTGGATATCATgcttttgcatgcttttttctcatatttgctTTTGTAGCACAAGCTGAAATGTAAGTTAGAAATGCATTAGTGCAATATATAGTTAAACTTTGGTTTTAGATGATATTTTAGGCAGTGTAAAAACATATTACAGTAGGCCCAAGTTGGTGCTTAATCTAAATCTTGTTGTCCTGCACAAGTGAGGGTGCACTTTAAGCCTTAtcctcacattttttaatcataaaatcaacagtaaattaaaagaaatgtatatttttcttgatcaaattttttctttttttataaaagtgttGTGAAGTGTGATAAGGCTTTAAACAATCGCCAAATTATTGATTAAATTTGCAGTATGCTAATGCTTTAATTTCAGAGGAGACATTGTTTCAACAGTATAAAGAGATGATTTTGTTTCACTTAGACACAGCACTCTGGGTCCAGAAACTCGCCAAACCCTGGAGCTTCCAGTAAATCTGGGCCTGGGAGACAGAAGACTTTAGCCTCCATACcggtatttttttccatattggaACTACATCTCCAATGCCTCAGAGAGAGCATGacctttctgtttctttactaACCTTTTCCAAATGCAGTATCTAACAATCTGAAAGCACCTAACATTTCTGAAGTATTTAgctttagtttttagttttgctttgtCCTTAAATTAGACATTAGAccttcctgctgcagctgctcatgtctattgtttttttccgtGAGTCTGGCTCGAAAGTTGGTgggcttgtttttgtgtgttttgccttAATTCTTTTGAATTGTGCTAATGTCTGACTTTTCAGGGATTGTTTAAATTCTGTTCGACTAATATTTCAGAATGTCATTTTGTACAATTTGTGTCTGCAAGGGATTCATCCAAAGCTCTTGGCTATAAAATGCAAAGAGGCTCCTGCTATTAAGAGGAAatttaaagaggaaaacatgCTAAATGAAATGAATAGTACAACAGATAAGAATATTGACACCACTCTCACAGCTGTCCTTTGAATATGTAGCtggagccagcagctggttagcttagcttagcatagagaccagaaacaaaaggaaacagcTAGCATGgctccaaaggtaacaaaatctgcaatATCTGCAAAATCTGCAACCCGCAATAAGTGCACCTGGCTTTTAAGCCAATTTTTCATAGTGGCTGAACAATGGATTTACAACTTCCGGGTCTGTAACGTGACGCCATTAGGcctaaaaagactttttcccatagactgTAATTGTGAAAAAGATTTCTGTAAATCAGtcaataaattaacaaaatttcactatttgatccattcagtctAATAACATTTTCAAGAAGTCAAGAAGAGACACAGGAGCAGATAATTTTattcccattcaagttagcagagccCTAAACTATAAGTGAACTGCTTGCTCTGTGGTCCCAGTGATGTGGAGACCCAAATAACTTCATACCCAGGAAGTCAAACTTCTTTTgtcttcatgcaccactgagcaacttttataCAAAAGAATGGGGCCCTGCCTGGAAAAACTGTATCCAATGTTCAATATATATCCACCACCAGCAGCTCTAAAGCTTGTTCTATCATAATGTCGCTGCTGGTTGCCAAgcaacctaaaaatgacaacaagatTCCACAAAGTTCCAGGCCAAGAAACAGCTCTCGGTAAAAtcacaaattgtcatttttcactTATATTTTTGTCGGCATATTTTGTTGCCTTTGGGCAGAGCGAGGTTAGCTGGTTCCCACTGTTTTCAGTCTTACGCTAAggtaagctaactggctgctcgCTGTGGTCTTACACAGGGTTTCACAgccatggaaaacctggaaaagttatggaatttcacaaaaatgttttctagtTTTGTAAATGTAACTGAGTAAGGAAAAATCAttgaacattttgaaacagtcatggaatttttgtttgttaagaaattgttacagtaatcttcagTGGATATCCTTCAACACATActagaaaatgtatttcctgAAGCTGTCGTACAAACACATCTCTAATATGCGTTGGtgggtgactttttttttttagccatcaCCACCATCCTTTTCTCCCTGCGTGCCGTCTCTCCCTCCATTTATGTGCCAGCCAGCTGAAGTTATGTTTAAGTATAGTCTGAATCTTATATGTTTCAAAAATGCCATGCGagtagggggaaaaaaattattatggaaaagtttttaaattttgtgcatGGAAATGTGTGAGAACCCTGTTTAAATTAAACAGACACGCATGAGAGTGGTGTCAGTCCTCTCATCTTACTCTTACTACATATATccaaaaagaatatttttaccaaaatatcaaactattcatttaaataacaaCATTGTAAGATAAACATCAACTGCTGTCAGTACTTTTTACAGACAAGCTCGATGGTATGATATACTATGGATATACTATGGAGGTGCTGCTTGTCAGAGTTGCATTGTATCATAACATAGCATACACTCATTATTATCTATCTTTCGTGGGACAGAcagttgtgtttatgtgtacagTTTAAATCTAGTTAGTTTCTTGCCAGCAAAATGcagaatatatttttgtacatttgtcGCTCATATGTGTGTTAGAGCACTGACGACTTGTGTGTTTCAGCATGTTTTGAAGCCTTAAAAGACGAACTTGCAgagtgaatgaataaatgaattacCGTGGAGTACAATCATTTGATAATAGGCTTAGTAATGCAGCTTTATGCATTTTGTGTTGCTTAAACTGTATTGCTTTGTACATGGTAGAAAGCAAACTAGTGCAGGGTAGTCTGAATCATGAGACCCGAGTCTGCCTTAGTCATTGTAGGACTCAGAGGTTTGTGACTTGTGGTAAGAAGCTTTAAGTAATTCAGTTCCAGcaccacacacactgtgctATTAATGGGTCCAATCTTCTTAGTGCGACATCAGTCAGGTTACATCTGTATGTTGTGGTAGTGTTACTGTATTGGTTATCTGGTATTGAAGACTTACGATTTGTATGTACTGCTGTAGGCATCAagacaatgaaataaa harbors:
- the impg1b gene encoding interphotoreceptor matrix proteoglycan 1; this encodes MLLKSGLFLTLCLFTLQASRIKDLHDHGFSGLRDVKYRHFLEASRPIRHTTNVRAVQDRHRTKRSALLTTGVKVCPQETMKAVIGSHRAYYKLRVCQEAIWEAFRIFLDRVPNSEEYRAWLYTCQHENLCMDDLAQNFSSSQEHLDMVARRVAEHAEIDGVIEETTEPGRDCTWTPPLILLPTGADLIEENPNMIKENYEEYIIEFRVTIVDPEYSKLLRDPEAAQYDDITQELTDKMLHVFEKVPGFKEIRIMGFRSEDVSVRYAVVFNGETELSDDPEGLEEPEIDEDVNAPKLKHIIVKALKQEPSLPLDIKTLSFEAVTTVYPVAELGINPAEDVVSEEDATEAPTADNTLIQNFFPTVPVIENSLEAYTLQPETHTFVPFIPNILPESTSAAADETPVMSAVEEESTEGTAEEPADILTPKPELETITEQEEEAEPEVEEIPQTEPDDGGEAELEEQVTDEPEPADGVTEENPEQQTEDLPLATPDSQPEEVITDAPAGINLDLSESPELPDSTDPTIAELSIIETAAPVTTPSSHEDVVQGIEPETDVEPLPSPAESGEAPEDGDESSGGQSGATPVAITLLPEESNIQEDAGSSLNGTSVEMIEPLEEESGSGFPSESDERPYESTAAPAMRQASTPLMTAVDKGKELVVFFSLRVTNMMFSDDLFNKSSPEYKSLENTFLELTQHSGSRNSPNPGASSKSGPGRQKTLASIPLLPYLQSNLTGFKQLEILNFRNGSVVVNSRMKLDKPVPYNVTEAVHCVLEDFCNAASKRLDIEIDSRSLEVEPADQADPCKFLACNEFSRCVVNSWTDEAECLCDPGYSTVDGLPCQSTCALQPDYCMNGGLCEIIPGHGATCRCPLGKYWHYHGERCNELVSIPVDPPLIITCLVGSLCFVCAIIGILIFINKKCIKTKKAVTLVHTLAPYAFENTLRVNPVFENDDGVLTQVSTLPYPSSSASSQSQQSEQEHFASIENIHLSIEIPRQLYTTRSEKLVSEMVDFHHCIPHNETWRPPNEYRTCCLLRASDNECFEVTVV